In Salvelinus sp. IW2-2015 linkage group LG21, ASM291031v2, whole genome shotgun sequence, the genomic window GCTGACATTCAGAACATTAACGTACAAGCAAACTAAGTTAGCATTATAGAAGACAAATGCAACTACCTATATATTGGAACTCAACTTGTTTGTTTAAAAGCCTGTTAATTCGTTTGAGGTCTTATGTCTTGCCTTGAACATGCATATCTGGGCAAATAACATCCAATATAGCATAATCAACGACAAACATGCTTATATTCATCACATACTTAACATTAGTGTAATATAGTTGACACACAGTACAGTTCACCACCATTTTATTCTCTGCAGTGAACCTGGAGTGTCAGTCCAGCTCAGGCACCTTGGCAGAATGTACCCCATGGATCCAGAGAGGCACAGTCAACGGAGGGAGTATGGAGAACCAGAGAGATGCAGTCAACGGAGGGAGTATGGAGAACCAGAGAGATGCAGTCAACGGAGGGAGTATGGAGAACCAGAGAGGTACAGTCAGCGGAGGGAGTATGAAGAACCAGAGAGATGCAGTCAGCGGATGGCGTATAGAGAACCAGAGAGATGCAGTCAGCGGATGGAGTATAGAGAACCAGAGGGATGTAGTCAGCGGAGGGAGTATAGAGAACCAGAGGGATGTAGTCAGCGGAGGGAGTATGGAGTACCAGAGAGGTACAGTCAGCGGAGGGAGTATGAAGAACCAGAGAGATGCAGTCAGCGGATGGAGTATAGAGAACCAGAGAGATGTAGTCAGCGGATGGAGTATAGAGAACCRGAGGGATGCAGTCAGCGGAGGGAGTATGGAGAACCAGAGAGGTACAGTCGGCGGAGGGAGTATGGAGAACCAGAGAGGTACAGTCAGCGGAGGGAGTACAGAGAACCGAGCTCAGGGCAATGGGACGATGGCCTTGAGACGAGAGACAACGGCCAGGCTATGGCCAGAGAGCCCTACAGTGAATACTCCAGCATGAGGAGGACTAGAGAAGGTTGGGAGGAGTATGGTAGCTCATATCAGAGGAAGCACATCATGGACCCATCGTCCAGAGACTGGAGCGAAGGCTCATTGAGGGGTAGCGGTGCTCCCTTCTCCCCAGACACAGATGTGGACGTTGATGGAGATCCTCTGGAGCTCAGTGTGGAGGACCTGGAGgtcatagaggagaagagagcttgCAAGAAAGCTGTTCTTGCTATGCAAAAGGTTAAACGCGGAGCTAAGGACATGCCTAAAGCACAGACTGCATACACAACAACGAAGGGCATGTCTAAACAGACGAAGGCGAACAATACAACATTCAACAGTAATGTCGCGGACCAGTCCTCACGCATATGCCTACCTCTTAAACGGAGGGTGCTGGACATTCTGAGTAAGGTATGTACCTATTAGTGCTGTATTTATTAATCAAGGTTGGAGTCAATTCTGAATTGCTAATTGGTCTTTAATTCCCATAAAAGTATTAGATTTGATTTGGCCACACTCCACAGGAAGCagaattacattttaattaaagggatagttcatgcAAAAATCTAGATTTGTGTCAAATTCCCCTTAATTTATTCCATACATCATTATGTTCATGTTGACATCATGCATGGTTACCAAAACTATGTTTGACATATTGTAGCCGTATGAGCTCGCCGTCATGTATACAGTTAATAACGTGTAAGTACATTTATTTAACATTCCGTCTTGGGGCGTGACATTGGAGAAGTGTTCAAGTTAAGTCACGCTGAAAGGACTATTAATCAATGATGGATTTCAATGTTTGCTCGCACACACTCAATTTCTACTTCCTGTCTGTTGCAGCACGGTGCCCGTATTGCAAGGCTGATTAGTTAGGCCAAACAGGTTTGGAAACACAGGTGTGCGCGTAAAGCAATAACAGAAATTGGAATCCATGTTTGATTTGGATGATGGGGGGGGTAGCATCCATCAATTTAATTGAATTATTTCCTGGGCACTGCTTGGCAACGCAACCGTCTACCAACCACGGAAATTCCCTCCTATTTGGGAAAAGTGTCACCAGACAGGCACAGTCTAGGGTTGGGAAATAAGACGCAAGGTGGGTAagtgctatttatttattttcatctttatttaaccaggtaggccagttgagaacaagttctcatttataactgcgatgGTATCTATTCTTTAGTAAGAGGTGTCTGGTGATTTTGGCAAAGGATTGAGACTCATATGTCCATATCTAAGTTATTTAAAATTCtactttataaaaaaaatctgcttcCTGTGGGGTGTTAACAATTCAAAATCGAATTTCAATTAATGTGttgaatttaattaaattctGAATTGATCTCAACACTGTTATGAATAAATCTTCCCTGATAGATCCAAAAGAAGTTGATGATGGATAGTAAACAATGCCAAAAAAGCCTTTGTCMRAAAAATCAAGGCACTAGCGTGTAGCGTAAAACATTTAGAGCTTTTTATTGTTTATGGCTTATGCGTAGCAAAAAATACAAATCCACCAATGTGTTGCGACTACAACCGCCTTCATCAGGGTGACCATCAGATCTTTCCTGATGTTTGGATTCTGATGTTTCTGCTACATGGACTTAGCAGCAGACCCCCTTTTCTCCAAAcacagatctaagatcagttaCCCACAGCCATTAAGAGTCTAAGAGGTAAATagaaactgaccttagatcactATTCAGAGACAACTGCATTACACATACTAAAATATTGTCTATTTTCCTCCAGGATACCCCTACCAAGCTGAAGAAACAAAACAAGATGCGAGCATTGGAGCTGATGATTAGCGCTCCCCTAGAAAATGAAGAGGCCCGTCCTCTGAGACTGAAAGTGAAGCTTAATGAACCAACAACGCTCTCCCAACAAGAGATATGTAGCCATAACAAAACATAGAGGTCGGCAAAAGTATCATAAGGAAGTCAAGAAAACCATCCCCGATTTATTACAATCGATTTCTGCGATTGACACCCGTTCCAAATAGGCAGGATATGAAGTGCCTACTTAATTGTACGCTTcataatatttttttgtgttcttATAGGCCTATAGTTTTTTCTAAAATGTCACCGCTATATTAGTGTTATCCCTGTCAACCACCTGATGCATCAATTGCTACCTAGCATGCGAACAGTCATTGAGATAACTTGAGCATAACTAGAATGGCCGAATGAGCCATTATGAGTAAAATGCAACCAAATGCATCATTGTGACATTCAGATAAATATACCAAGCCCATGACAACACAAAGGTGTGAAATGCACACATAAGTGATACGTTTGATGGGCCATCTTGATGATACAAGCAGATCaaacacatttgttttttattgctgagcgattagtgctttttttggtttcgattattattttttaacatcaAATGCACTGTGGTGAATGCTCTAACAgagtaaaacaattaataaaagtcccatgatggtagtgactgccaattactgcttatcactattaaccataatttattcacataactttaatttaataaaatatttcatttgtgtatattacatttgtttatttgatgacctatttcattccaagtcatctcatctctagaGCTTCTGCCTATGCTGTCTTACAAAATCACTATTtcgtagttcttcaaagtaaataaggcatgcttttatgactgctgaataccaagtagatgatgtattttcaggtagagatacctcacaAAGTAACAGCTGCTCTATATCACCTCGCAATTGTGCATTCTTCTCTCTTCAATAGATGGCGTAAAAGAAACAGACCAGACAAGTagatggattatggtcattgtagttatgTGCTAAAGCATGCGAAATAttgcctgttggaaactacattTCCCTACTAATTCCCTACCAAAAAACTGAACGAAGTGTATTCAAGTAATTGAACATACGTCGGTCAATTagttaaaaaagaaaaataccCTAAATTTTTGTTAATCTCCCAGCACTAGTTTGTTTATAGCTGAAGTGGTTAGATATTCATTGATATttgatcatatgtttcctgttaGTGGTCCCGAATGATAAACGCACAATCAGAGGCCAGTTCATTCACTCAGGACACAGGAGCAAGACATAGCAGCCACAGGCTTCCAGCGCTTCCTCAATGTCCTCAATGAAGGGTGGACATCAACAAGCTCTCAAAGatcgtcaacaacaaaaaaatggtacTCGTTGTGCGAGAAGCTACCACAAGTTTCCGACTCTGCCCGAGGGTCATGTTGACTCCAGCAGTAGATCCATGTCTTCTCCAgttgaggagaagaagaaggtgagCGTGAGGATGAGCACGGTACGAGCAGATGCAGACCCTGCGGAGATCGTTGGGCTGGACTTGGGGTTGAGGAGTTGGGTCAGGACAGACAGGACCAATGACAGGCTGTATGGGAAGATGGACTTGAAAAGAAGTTCAAAATGAGAagggaaaagagaaaaagagagcgagccCTCATTTAAACATCTCAGTGCTTCCTCATTACCATCAGACAGCGCCAGCCCTAGCTCCCTTCTAAACCAGCACTCAAACATGACTGTTGAATACAGCAGCTCTAGTAACAGGTATGGGACATagagagacacagggacagaTCTGAGAGGGACTGGCACCGACACTCTGGTACCAGAGACAAggacagaggaaggaagaggataTAGTCAGAAAAATTGAGAGAtctgaaagagatggagagagagatggcgcaGACACTCTAGTACTAGAGACCggacagagaggagacgaggacagAGTCAGAAAAGGGACAGTCCTGCGAGAGAGAAATACGGGCGAAGATGCTCTCGTACCAGAGAAGGGCCGAGTCAGAGAAAGGGACAGATCTGAGAGAAACCGAAAGGGAGACGGCACAGACACTCtagtaccagagagagagacaaggacatACCGTAGTCAGAGAACTAAGAGATCAGAAAGAATAGAGATAAAGACCCAGAGAAAGACTGGACGGAGGCCGAGAGAGACCGGGACAGATCTGAGAACACGGGACAGAGACCCAGAGAAAGACTGGGACGGAGCCGAGAGAAGACCGGACAGATCTGAGCGACACGGGACAGAGACCCAGAGAAAGACTGGGACGGAGGCCGAGAGAGAGACCGGACAGATCTAGGAGAGACGGGCCGATACAGATCTGAGAGACACGGGGACAGAGACCCAAGAAAGCAGGGACGAGACCGGACAGATCTGAGAGACACGGGACAGAGACCCAGAGAAAGCAGGACGGAGGCCGAGAGGAGACCGGACAGATCTAGAGAACACGACAGAACCCAAGAAAGACTGGACGGAGGCCGAGAGAAACCGGGACAGATCTAGGAGAGACGGGCCGATACAGATCTGAAAGACACGAGACAAGACCCAGAGAAAGGCAGGGACGGAGACGCGGACAGATCTGAGAGACACGGACAGAGACCCAGAGAAAGCAGGACGGAGGCCGAGAGGGAGACCGGACAGATACAGatctgagagagacagaaaccgaGCGATAGACAAGGACATAGACAGGTGGTTGCAAAGGACCAGAGACAAACGTTCTAGACCAGAAACTGGAACAGCACCTGGACACAGACAGCGACTGCCACACTATTACTAAAGACTGGACATAGAGAGGTTAGGCATGGGGATGAGTCCATTGACAGCTCAATTGAGCTCTACTCATACTCCATTTACCCTGTATACCCTTTTTCTATCCTCCTCGTGCATCTATAATGGCAACAAACTCCCCCACCCATACTCTCAGTTTATGGCATACAACAGCAGCCCCTACACCATTGCCTTCCCTCCAGTGTGGTTATCCCCCTGGTACCATGTCCCCTGATACCACGCTTCCTGTATTATGTCCCCTGTACCATGCTTCCTGGAATCATGCCCGCTTGCCATGCTGCCTGGTAACAAGCCCCTCCTACCTAACCCCCTGGGATCCACCCTACCCCAGCCCCCCCCATATTATCTAATGGCACCACATCCTTAAACCAGACATACGCATCTACCCAGCCTGCTAGCAACCTCCAGCTCACATCTACCCAGCCTACTACTAGCAACCTCCAGCTCACATCTACCCAGCCTGCTACTAGCAACCTCCAGCTCTCATCTAACCAGCCTGCTACTAGCAACCTCCAGCTCACATGTACCCAGGCTGCTACTACAACCTCCAGCTCACATGTACCCAGGCTGCTACTAGCAACCTCCAGCTCACATCTACCCAGGCTGCTACTAGCAACCTCCATCTACTCACTACCCAGGCTGCTACCAGCAACCTCCAGCTCACATCTACCCAGGCTGCTACTAGCAACCTCCAGCTCACATCTACCCAGTGCTACTAGCAACCTCCAGCTCACATCTACCCAGCTGCTACTAGCAACCTCCAGCTCACATTACCCAGGCTGCTACTAGCAACCTCCAGCTCACATTACCCAGGCTGCTACTAGCAACCTCCATCTCTCATCTACCCAGGCTGCTACTAGCAACCTCCAGCTCACATCTACCCAGGCTGCTACTAGCAACCTCCAGCTCACATCTACCAGGCTGTACTAGCAACCTCCAGCTCACATGTACCCAGGCTGCTACTAGCAACCTCCCATCTCTCATCTACCCAGCTGCTACTAGCAACTCCAGCTCACATCTACCCAGGCTGCTACTAGCAACCTCCAGCTCACATCTACCCAGGCTGCTACTAGCAACCTCCAGCTCACATCTACCCAGCCTGCCAGCACTCCAGTAGTCTTAAGTCAGAGATACATATACATCCAACCCGCTAGCAACCACCATCTCACATACACCCAGCACGCTAGCAACCACAAGGAAAAGTCACAGAAGCATGCAGAAGCCGTAGTGAAAGTGTCCTGTCAGATGGTGACAAAGAAGTCCCCCGCGGTATTGACCACTCGGATAGCGACAAAGAAGTCCCCCTCTGAACCAGGGTCCAAGAAGAAAGCAAAGGGGAGAAACAATATATTCTTCACAGGTATATTTATGAAGAGTTATCACAGTCATCTAAGGAAGTTTCAGTATAATATGAAATGGCTTGAGAAGAGGAGGAATAAGGCTCACCAGCGCAAAAGAAAGCGACTGCTTGCAGCAGGGAAAGTGGCCCCTCACTTCCCCTTTCAACCGGAGCCCAAGAAAGACCAAGAAGGAGAAGCAATGATAGATGGGGAGAAACTACATGCTGACACTGCTAAAGAAGTGGTCCCTCAGGAAGCTGCAAAGAATTTGGAGACACCATCTGAAACAGGGCCTAAGAAAGAACCAGAAGGCGAGAAACCACATGCTGACGCTGCAGAGAAAGTGGCTCCTCAGGTGACTGCAATGGACTCTGCGGCCCCCTCTGAAATGGGCcccaagaaaaaaaaattgtatccaGGTATCTTCATGAGGATTCGAATCAGATGTCTAAAGAGGCATCAGTACAATATGAAAGGGAATAGGAAGCATCTTGCAAAGAGGAGGAAAAGGGCTTGCCAGAACAAAGGGAAGAGACCACTTGTAGACACTAAGGAGAAAGTGCCTCCTCTAGATGCTGCAAAGGACTCTGGGGAGGCCTCTGAGCCAAAGCCcaagaaaaagaaaaataagaaaacactagaggaaaaaggagagaggtTCCGTGTACCCTTATGAATATATTTGACAGGGGGGAAACTGTCAAAGGCAAAAGCAGATGCTGAAGGCACTGAGGCCAATGAACCAGCACCCAagatggaaggggggggggggatgacagAAGGGAAGGAACTGCTTGCAGACACAATAGAGAAAGTAGTTCCTCAGATGGCTACAAATGACTCTTAGCTTCCCTCTGAACCCGGGCCCAACAAAGAaccagaaagagaggaagaaattaCGTTAGAAGAGGAGAAACTGCTTGCAGATCATATGGAGAAAAGTGTCTGCAAAGGGCCCTCTTGGAACCAAAGGCTGAGAAAGGCMGAGAAAGAGAGGACAACGCAATTAAAGATGGCGAGAAACTGCTAGCAGACCTTGTGGAGAAAGCGGCTATAATGGGCCCTGGCTTCCTCTCTGAACCAGGCTGAGAAAGAGACAAGGGGAGAAACAACACGTTCTCCCTTGGTTATCTGAAATACCCATGTTTTCACTAAGATGAGGTTATGTTGACCTTTTATCTACCTATGACTTGGCGTTCACCATTCAACCACATTTTGTCGTTGTTATGGCAAAGCCTTTTAATGACATTTGAATTTCTTAAATGTTCCTCAACTTGAAGAGTTCAACCTGAAGATGGGCACGCCTAACATAGCCTCAAAGGATGGCTAGCTGTTGTAAGTAAAAGCACCAGAAATACATTGGTTTCAAAAGAACATGATTGTATTATATCATAGCAAGTCATTCCTCTCAACTCTTTCTCTTTTCTGCAGATCTTCACTTGGCATCATGAGCTCATCTCCCACTAGAATAGAACCTGCTGCTGACCCATCCAGACCCTATGGACATCAGTTGGCTTACATTCTTACCTATCAACCATTTATAGATTTGTAATGACACTAACAAAGGATTTTTWAAAGTTGAGCCTTGTCCTTAAATGCTTCATATTGAAGTTATTTTCAGTGTAATTtattggtattgtgtgtatgtggtaGGGCCTAGGCCATTCATGTATGCTAAGTACCTTTAGCGTCTATTAACGATAGTATCTTCTGGCCGGGGTCACCGACAAGAGCACCAACACTTGCACGAAATGTTAACATGCATCGTTTGCGGTAAGATTTTGGATACATAAGGAACTATCTTTCATATCAGTAGAGAGGAAAAACATGTTTATTGGGTTAGGGTTCTCAcacggccatatttccatgttacagtgcttgtttacggaaaacGGACGGAAGACAGttgactacctgtgctaattagcgaTCTGCATCTCCAAAAacctgtgtgtaaacggaagaTGGACGCCACAAACtcatcactgaaaaatactgtcggctgcaactgttAACACCggttttataaactgggtggtttgaggcctgaattctgattggctgaatgcCATGGTTTATCAGGCCGTATACCACGGGTGTGACTAAACATTTAGTTTTACGCCTCGAATTACGTTgggaaccagtttataatagcaataaggctcctctggggtttgtgattatggtcaatataccactgctaagggctgtgtccaggcactctgtgttgcgtcgtgccgtggtatattgcccatataccactcttcctctggccttattgcttatatAACACTAGAGTAAATGTATATTTTGCATATGAAAGTAGatggctttatgtttctagaaccgtaccttaatttagatggagtatttggctgccaGAGACAATTTGCCTGTTATAAACCAAATAAGGGTGTGGAGTTTACTTGGTCTGGTCATGTGGTCAGRAAAAAMTCCTGGCCCTAGACATAGTACATGTGTAT contains:
- the LOC111982419 gene encoding serine/arginine repetitive matrix protein 5-like; this encodes MYPMDPERHSQRREYGEPERCSQRREYGEPERCSQRREYGEPERYSQRREYEEPERCSQRMAYREPERCSQRMEYREPEGCSQRREYREPEGCSQRREYGVPERYSQRREYEEPERCSQRMEYREPERCSQRMEYREPEGCSQRREYGEPERYSRRREYGEPERYSQRREYREPSSGQWDDGLETRDNGQAMAREPYSEYSSMRRTREGWEEYGSSYQRKHIMDPSSRDWSEGSLRGSGAPFSPDTDVDVDGDPLELSVEDLEVIEEKRACKKAVLAMQKVKRGAKDMPKAQTAYTTTKGMSKQTKANNTTFNSNVADQSSRICLPLKRRVLDILSKDTPTKLKKQNKMRALELMISAPLENEEARPLRLKVKLNEPTTLSQQEIFEEKKKVSVRMSTVRADADPAEIVGLDLGLRSWVRTDRTNDRLYGKMDLKRSSK